From the genome of Danio aesculapii chromosome 16, fDanAes4.1, whole genome shotgun sequence, one region includes:
- the si:ch211-215k15.4 gene encoding fucolectin-4: protein MPYFTDTTTAKARNLALNGRATQSDLLKNPWTGEAHASNAIDGNRDADFFHGSCTATEVQDDPWWRLDLLDTYVVKSITITNRKDCCPERLDGAEVHIGNSLLNNGNSNPLAAKISSIPAGRSLTFKWKKGISGRYINVILHGSSRLLTICELEVYGYPAPNGENVALKGKATQSFLYGNGFASNANDGNKDGVYTHGSCTHTHNTLNPWWRLDLLKRHKVFSLVITNTLDNLPERLNGAEIRIGDNLDNNGNNNPRCATITSIPAGFSSSFDCDGMEGRYVNVVIPGREEYLTLCEVEVYGSPLD from the exons ATGCCATATTTTACAGACACAACTACAGCTAAGG CTAGAAATCTGGCTTTAAATGGCAGGGCCACACAATCAGACCTGTTAAAAAATCCATGGACAGGTGAGGCCCATGCCAGTAATGCTATTGATGGAAATCGAGACGCAGATTTTTTCCATGGATCCTGTACTGCCACTGAAGTACAAGATGATCCATGGTGGAGGTTAGATTTACTAGACACATATGTGGTGAAATCCATTACTATAACAAACCGAAAAGACTGCTGTCCTGAAAGACTTGATGGAGCCGAGGTCCACATTGGCAACTCTCTGCTGAACAACGGCAACAGCAATCCACT GGCTGCAAAAATTTCCTCCATTCCAGCTGGAAGATCCCTTACTTTCAAATGGAAAAAAGGCATTTCAGGACGTTACATCAATGTAATTCTTCATGGCTCCAGTCGACTTCTTACTATCTGCGAGCTTGAAGTTTACGGTTATCCGGCTCCCAATG GTGAAAATGTAGCTTTAAAAGGTAAAGCTACACAGAGTTTCCTCTATGGAAACGGTTTCGCATCTAATGCAAATGATGGGAACAAAGATGGTGTTTACACTCATGGAtcctgcacacacactcacaacacCCTCAACCCCTGGTGGAGACTGGACCTGCTGAAAAGGCACAAAGTGTTTTCGCTGGTCATTACAAACACATTAGACAATCTTCCTGAAAGATTAAATGGTGCAGAAATCAGAATTGGAGACAATCTGGACAACAATGGCAATAATAATCCCAG ATGTGCCACAATCACTTCCATTCCTGCTGGTTTTTCCAGCTCTTTTGATTGTGATGGGATGGAAGGACGTTACGTTAATGTTGTTATTCCAGGACGAGAAGAATATCTAACACTGTGTGAGGTTGAAGTTTATGGATCGCCACTGGACTGA